A region of Granulicella aggregans DNA encodes the following proteins:
- a CDS encoding response regulator, which translates to MQMPIEVMLTAPSIFEDVGKSRSNWMDILLVDDSKTMRMLVQRAIRQAGYRGLSFGEAENGVQALESMHQEKPKLVLSDWNMPEMSGIELLQSLRKEGNKTPFGFITSESSAEIRDMAISNGASFLLTKPFNPDDVQAALDPFLEGC; encoded by the coding sequence ATGCAGATGCCGATAGAAGTCATGCTTACGGCGCCGTCGATTTTCGAAGACGTTGGCAAATCAAGGAGTAATTGGATGGACATTCTACTGGTGGACGACAGCAAGACGATGCGTATGCTTGTGCAGCGGGCCATTCGTCAGGCAGGTTACAGGGGCCTCTCATTTGGCGAGGCGGAGAACGGCGTCCAAGCGCTTGAATCGATGCATCAGGAGAAACCGAAGCTCGTCCTTTCAGACTGGAATATGCCTGAGATGTCAGGCATCGAGCTCTTACAGTCACTGCGCAAAGAGGGAAACAAGACTCCCTTTGGATTCATCACGTCGGAGAGCTCCGCTGAGATCAGGGATATGGCCATCAGCAACGGAGCAAGCTTCCTGTTAACCAAGCCCTTCAATCCGGACGATGTGCAGGCTGCCCTCGATCCCTTTCTGGAAGGCTGCTGA
- a CDS encoding HAMP domain-containing methyl-accepting chemotaxis protein, with the protein MTIAKKLYTGFGAALFISLLMGVVSLRNLGNLGENVTHLSVVSARCLYLSGDINNLSSDILGSARGMNLNAHTNQTAEVNRLHQVAVTELDRMKREAEEFETLTSSADLRQKLQSNIVDKIPTLSQGISEDYDSIEKGNLPAADALFRDKVSPVATPISDAGDEIAQEENKVVAAYGTEAVSGISPARYLNITMMLLAIAVGCGVIWVVRSINTVLQGSIAELNDGAEQVATAAGQVSSSSQSLAQGASQQAASLEETSASSEEINSMARKNTDNSRSTAELLARSQEKVNQANRYLEDMVISMDLITDSSGKISKIIKVIDEIAFQTNILALNAAVEAARAGEAGMGFAVVADEVRSLAQRSAQAAKDTASLIEDSITRSGEGKVKVDQVALAIRAVTEDSAKVKVMVDEVSLGSEEQSRGIDQIGRAIVQMEQVTQTNAASAEESAAAAEELSAQSETLKDVIARLHEMVGGNANAPSVSLRSTRRPKPAVKLYRPPVKTSTKSFASDRLRTTSPSIKSPSPATSAATEADPFPMEESFQSF; encoded by the coding sequence ATGACAATCGCCAAGAAACTCTACACTGGATTTGGAGCTGCACTCTTTATTAGCCTGCTGATGGGTGTCGTCTCTCTCCGCAATCTGGGAAATCTGGGAGAAAACGTAACGCACCTTTCCGTGGTGAGTGCGCGCTGCCTCTACCTTTCGGGAGACATCAATAATCTGAGCTCCGATATCCTTGGTTCCGCGCGAGGGATGAACCTGAATGCGCACACGAACCAGACTGCGGAGGTCAACCGGCTTCATCAGGTTGCCGTGACCGAGCTAGACCGGATGAAAAGGGAAGCCGAAGAGTTCGAGACACTGACATCCAGCGCTGATCTCCGCCAGAAGCTGCAGTCGAATATCGTAGATAAGATACCAACGCTCTCTCAGGGAATATCTGAAGACTACGATTCAATTGAAAAGGGCAATCTCCCAGCGGCAGATGCTCTATTCCGGGACAAGGTTTCACCAGTAGCGACACCGATCAGCGACGCGGGCGATGAGATAGCGCAGGAAGAGAATAAGGTAGTTGCTGCGTACGGCACTGAAGCCGTAAGCGGCATTTCGCCAGCACGCTACCTGAACATCACCATGATGCTGCTTGCCATTGCAGTCGGCTGCGGGGTGATCTGGGTCGTTCGGAGCATCAATACTGTCCTTCAGGGCAGCATTGCGGAACTGAACGACGGTGCGGAGCAAGTGGCGACAGCCGCTGGCCAGGTCTCGTCGTCCAGCCAGTCGCTTGCCCAGGGCGCGTCACAGCAGGCTGCATCTCTCGAAGAGACCTCCGCGTCCTCCGAGGAGATCAACTCCATGGCCCGCAAGAACACAGACAACTCGCGTTCTACAGCAGAGCTGCTCGCTCGCTCTCAGGAAAAGGTCAACCAGGCGAACCGGTATCTGGAGGATATGGTCATCTCAATGGACTTGATCACAGATTCGAGCGGCAAGATATCGAAGATCATCAAGGTGATCGACGAGATTGCCTTCCAGACCAACATCCTTGCGCTGAACGCTGCAGTTGAAGCGGCACGGGCGGGTGAGGCTGGCATGGGCTTTGCAGTCGTAGCCGATGAGGTTCGTAGTCTGGCACAACGCAGCGCGCAGGCGGCCAAAGACACAGCCTCCCTGATTGAAGACTCCATCACGCGCTCGGGCGAAGGCAAGGTAAAGGTCGACCAGGTGGCACTCGCGATTCGCGCAGTGACCGAGGACTCTGCCAAAGTCAAGGTGATGGTCGATGAGGTCAGCCTCGGCAGCGAAGAACAGTCTCGCGGAATCGACCAGATCGGCCGGGCCATCGTTCAGATGGAGCAGGTCACGCAGACCAATGCGGCAAGCGCGGAAGAGAGCGCGGCGGCAGCCGAGGAGCTCAGCGCGCAGTCCGAGACGTTGAAGGACGTCATCGCCCGCCTCCACGAAATGGTGGGTGGCAATGCGAATGCGCCGAGCGTCTCCCTTCGCAGCACACGTCGTCCGAAACCTGCTGTGAAACTCTACCGTCCTCCCGTCAAGACCTCTACGAAGAGCTTTGCCAGCGATCGTCTGCGAACGACGAGTCCGAGCATCAAGTCCCCTTCGCCGGCAACGTCGGCGGCCACTGAAGCAGATCCGTTTCCGATGGAAGAGAGCTTCCAGTCGTTTTAG
- a CDS encoding response regulator, with product MAYNVLIVDDSPGMRKVIKKMLGQSGFVTEQCLEAGDGLEALTVLEKERVDIVFTDINMPNMNGEELMERISVTPDYQHLLVLVVSTDRSEERMQRMMALGAKGYVTKPFVPRTLGYALTKMTARCA from the coding sequence ATGGCCTATAACGTACTGATCGTCGATGACTCACCGGGGATGCGGAAGGTTATTAAGAAGATGCTGGGGCAGTCTGGCTTCGTCACGGAACAGTGCCTGGAAGCCGGCGATGGATTGGAGGCTCTGACGGTCCTTGAGAAGGAGCGCGTGGATATCGTATTCACGGACATCAATATGCCCAACATGAATGGTGAGGAGCTGATGGAGCGGATTTCAGTCACTCCGGACTACCAGCATCTTCTCGTGCTTGTTGTCTCGACCGATCGCAGCGAGGAAAGAATGCAAAGGATGATGGCCCTGGGAGCGAAGGGTTATGTGACCAAGCCGTTTGTACCGAGGACGCTTGGGTATGCACTAACAAAGATGACGGCGAGGTGTGCTTAA
- a CDS encoding chemotaxis protein CheD codes for MSNVLTVGISDCAVSGDPNAVIATHALGSCVGLIIYDPVSHVGGLLHYMLPDSTMDKERAQQKPFMFADTGIPLLFHTAYRAGAKKERIQVTALGGAQILGTNDSFSIGKRNLTSMRKILWKAGVMLHHEEVGGTAPRTARLEIATGKIVVSFGRGQHEIHQGHTERREVYGL; via the coding sequence ATGAGCAATGTTCTTACTGTAGGCATCAGCGACTGTGCCGTATCCGGAGATCCTAACGCTGTGATCGCGACACACGCTCTTGGTTCCTGTGTTGGATTGATTATTTATGATCCTGTATCGCACGTTGGAGGGTTGCTGCATTACATGTTGCCGGACTCCACCATGGACAAGGAGCGAGCCCAGCAAAAGCCATTTATGTTCGCAGACACGGGAATTCCGCTTCTCTTTCACACCGCCTATAGGGCGGGCGCTAAGAAAGAACGTATCCAAGTAACCGCGTTGGGCGGAGCACAGATTTTAGGGACGAATGACTCCTTTAGCATTGGCAAGCGAAACCTGACGTCGATGCGAAAGATCTTATGGAAGGCTGGAGTCATGCTTCATCACGAAGAGGTAGGCGGGACGGCCCCGAGGACGGCCCGCCTCGAGATCGCGACCGGAAAGATTGTCGTCTCATTCGGTCGAGGGCAGCACGAGATTCATCAGGGACACACGGAGCGGAGAGAAGTATATGGCCTATAA
- a CDS encoding chemotaxis protein CheW, translating into MATAINTPSIKIAPLPVKQIGGKHLIFQLGNEEFAINVMNVKEIMKMQAITTVPQTPSFVQGVINLRGKIIPVINLRRKFGIEDREDTELTCIVVVRMQVDGGEQPVGIVVDGVVEVLTFNPEDIEDSPDFGLDGVMPYVSGMAKVKGRVKIVLDIDQVLHGNQLERLGMRN; encoded by the coding sequence ATGGCAACCGCAATCAACACCCCATCCATCAAGATCGCTCCGCTACCCGTCAAGCAGATTGGCGGAAAGCACCTCATCTTTCAGCTCGGCAACGAGGAATTCGCCATCAACGTGATGAACGTGAAGGAGATTATGAAGATGCAGGCAATCACCACCGTGCCGCAGACTCCATCCTTCGTCCAGGGCGTCATCAATCTTCGCGGAAAGATCATTCCGGTGATCAATCTGCGTCGCAAGTTTGGGATCGAGGACCGCGAAGATACGGAGCTCACGTGCATCGTTGTGGTTCGCATGCAGGTGGACGGAGGCGAGCAGCCGGTAGGCATCGTGGTCGACGGCGTAGTGGAGGTGCTCACCTTCAACCCTGAAGATATCGAAGATAGCCCGGACTTTGGGCTCGATGGCGTAATGCCTTATGTGAGCGGCATGGCGAAGGTCAAGGGCCGCGTCAAGATCGTGCTCGATATTGACCAGGTGCTCCATGGCAATCAACTCGAACGTCTCGGGATGCGCAACTAG
- a CDS encoding CheR family methyltransferase, which produces MIAEASPVPSSAVEMRPNEFERIRRMAYEFCGVDLKGKHILVSSRLGKKIRLLQLSSFTQYCDQVEADSSGAMFTEMIDALTTNHTSFYRESRHFDFIREVVLPELPEQGEVAIWSAACSTGEEPYTIAFTVIEALGQKAYSRLAITATDISTRVLEKAKKGLYPLTSVEAVSPEMRRECLMKGTGQYASQCMVKAETKKLITFRQWNLLEQCPSIGPFQVIFCRNVMIYFDQQTQQLVVDNLVSRLLPGGYLFIGHAESLNGITHSLEYVCTATYRKPGGSRIGKAGVPRRVSTGTR; this is translated from the coding sequence ATGATTGCTGAAGCCTCTCCCGTACCTTCAAGCGCTGTCGAGATGCGCCCCAACGAGTTTGAGCGGATAAGGCGGATGGCCTACGAGTTTTGTGGCGTCGACCTTAAGGGCAAGCACATTCTTGTCTCTTCGCGTCTTGGGAAGAAGATCCGGTTGTTGCAACTGTCCTCTTTCACGCAATACTGCGATCAGGTGGAGGCAGATTCCTCGGGAGCCATGTTCACCGAGATGATCGACGCCCTGACGACGAACCATACAAGCTTCTATCGTGAGTCCCGCCACTTCGACTTCATCCGCGAGGTTGTTCTTCCGGAGTTGCCTGAGCAGGGCGAGGTCGCTATCTGGAGCGCGGCATGTTCTACGGGCGAGGAGCCTTACACGATCGCCTTCACGGTGATCGAAGCTCTGGGGCAAAAGGCTTACTCCAGACTCGCGATAACCGCTACCGATATTTCGACCCGCGTTCTTGAGAAGGCCAAGAAGGGGTTGTATCCCCTCACGTCAGTGGAAGCAGTGTCCCCCGAGATGCGCCGCGAGTGCCTTATGAAAGGCACCGGCCAATATGCCAGCCAGTGCATGGTGAAGGCGGAGACGAAGAAGCTCATCACGTTCCGTCAGTGGAACCTGTTGGAGCAATGTCCATCGATTGGACCCTTTCAGGTGATCTTTTGCCGAAACGTAATGATCTATTTCGACCAACAGACGCAGCAGCTCGTTGTCGACAATCTTGTATCGCGGCTACTCCCAGGAGGGTATTTGTTCATTGGGCATGCTGAGAGCTTGAACGGAATTACCCATTCACTGGAGTACGTCTGCACGGCGACGTACCGCAAGCCAGGTGGATCGAGAATCGGGAAGGCGGGTGTTCCACGCAGAGTATCGACAGGAACGCGATGA
- a CDS encoding chemotaxis protein CheX, translated as MESAVAEVLESMCFISSEGEAADASDSDRSDWIRGELGFVGLPGGTFGIAVPPSTAAVMAANFLGEDEIDLNDKQTVEVVCELTNMVCGTLLAQIDSRQAFTLSTPRHVLPGTESPVKNGRIEGTYATDEGLIYTWLELQATA; from the coding sequence ATGGAAAGTGCGGTTGCTGAGGTCCTCGAATCGATGTGCTTCATCTCCTCCGAGGGCGAGGCGGCGGATGCGAGCGACAGCGATCGCTCGGACTGGATCCGCGGCGAGCTAGGATTTGTCGGTCTCCCGGGAGGCACCTTTGGCATAGCGGTCCCCCCTTCAACAGCTGCTGTGATGGCTGCCAACTTCCTTGGAGAAGACGAGATAGACCTCAACGATAAGCAGACGGTCGAGGTTGTCTGTGAGCTCACGAATATGGTGTGCGGCACCCTGCTGGCGCAGATTGATTCCAGGCAGGCGTTCACGCTGTCCACTCCGAGGCATGTTCTGCCCGGCACGGAATCGCCCGTGAAGAACGGTCGAATTGAAGGTACGTACGCAACCGACGAAGGCCTCATCTACACGTGGCTGGAACTTCAGGCCACCGCATGA
- a CDS encoding protein-glutamate methylesterase/protein-glutamine glutaminase, protein MSAPNGKIKVMVVDDSAIVRKILSDTIAMESDMEVVATAPDPYVARDKILALKPDVITLDIEMPRMDGLTFLKKLMKFHPLPVIIISSLTKASCEISLEALASGAVEVMEKPGGPYSIGELREGLAQKLRAAAGARVSAPASKQFVVPPPPPQAPSLMQNDMVIAIGASTGGTEAIRDVLMQLPANIPGIVITQHIPKQFSTSFARRLDASCPFEVKEAEDGDEVRPGRALVAPGDFHMVLRARAGGYFVQVQDGPKICYQRPAVDVMFASVANTAKSRAVGVLLTGMGADGAQGLLSMRNAGARTISQNEQTCVVYGMPREAERLKAVEQVLPLPGIPAAIVKLVSKGAQAIKRSA, encoded by the coding sequence ATGAGCGCACCGAACGGCAAGATCAAGGTAATGGTGGTGGATGACTCGGCGATCGTCCGCAAGATACTTTCGGACACGATCGCCATGGAGTCGGACATGGAAGTTGTCGCTACGGCTCCGGATCCCTATGTCGCACGTGACAAGATCCTGGCGCTGAAGCCGGACGTTATCACGCTCGACATCGAGATGCCGCGCATGGACGGTTTGACCTTCCTGAAGAAGCTGATGAAGTTTCATCCTCTACCCGTGATTATTATAAGTTCGCTGACGAAGGCTTCCTGCGAGATCTCTCTTGAGGCGCTAGCAAGTGGCGCGGTTGAAGTGATGGAAAAGCCCGGCGGCCCCTACTCCATTGGGGAGTTGAGGGAAGGACTGGCGCAGAAGCTACGCGCGGCCGCTGGTGCCAGGGTTTCAGCGCCCGCATCGAAGCAATTTGTGGTACCGCCGCCACCGCCCCAAGCGCCGAGCCTGATGCAGAATGACATGGTCATCGCTATCGGTGCGTCGACCGGAGGCACCGAGGCCATTCGCGATGTTCTGATGCAGTTGCCCGCGAACATACCGGGGATTGTCATCACCCAACATATTCCCAAACAGTTCTCGACCTCGTTCGCCCGACGGTTGGACGCTTCATGCCCGTTTGAAGTCAAGGAGGCCGAGGACGGAGACGAAGTTCGTCCGGGACGCGCGCTCGTGGCTCCCGGCGACTTCCACATGGTGTTGCGCGCAAGGGCCGGAGGTTATTTCGTCCAGGTTCAAGACGGCCCCAAGATCTGTTATCAGCGGCCTGCAGTCGACGTTATGTTCGCATCGGTCGCCAATACGGCGAAGTCACGCGCGGTCGGCGTGTTGCTTACAGGGATGGGTGCTGATGGAGCGCAGGGTCTGCTAAGTATGCGGAATGCCGGCGCAAGAACGATCTCGCAGAACGAGCAGACTTGTGTCGTCTACGGAATGCCGAGAGAGGCCGAGAGGCTCAAGGCGGTGGAACAGGTGCTGCCGTTGCCGGGAATTCCAGCGGCTATCGTGAAGCTGGTCTCGAAGGGCGCGCAGGCAATCAAGCGGTCTGCTTAG
- a CDS encoding chemotaxis protein CheA, with protein sequence MPASAKDQSRATAAAALEESLNQVSVRIMVEGIGATVLADLRQLGEQARQGDCDKLADRTVDLVDSLTNGTGKDIEGILKTGIDELRLMISNEKAGLPANAAPPYASLGDDAELIADFLVEAREHLSLIEGQLLTLERDPGAMEIIHAVFRAFHTIKGLAGFLGFSVMQSVAHEVETLLDLARNEKIRIDTPIVDVVLASADFLLVEMASIDRVLGGAESADPADSSDLVARIRLVALTSQGLQQETAPPEPAQPVAKAAPVEPAAAVAPVEPAASVAKAAVKETKKAAAKGKTTKKATGSASTQSAQPAAAIPEPVQQADEEEDDFFPAAPSVVAAPEAPKREPVAVTPAPPASAPKVAPVEVVAVAPAKPTQPAPVESRAVVPAKPVEAARPPEPTKTPDSGSVRVETAKLDYLMDMVGEMVIAQSLIRHSHVLLSSTDSRLIGDLSHLARVTAEVQRATMSMRMVPVANLFQKIERVIRDLSRKAGKQVVLQTSGTDTEVDKTVAEELSDPLLHMVRNSVDHGIESPEERVAAGKAPVAIIKLAAYHQGGQIVIEISDDGRGLNAGKIRAKAEEKEIISANAQLTELEVYQLIFAPGFSTAEKITDVSGRGVGMDVVRRNVEKLRGRIETQSELGKGTTFLLKLPLTLAIIDGLVVAVGNNHYIVPLSVVREIFQPLASTLFSVEGKEEMVLVREQLLPIVRLNQRLGVKSKIDTPSEGLLVVVESESKLYCMLVDDLLGKQEVVIKSLGETFQDASGFSGCAVLGDGRVGLILDTDGIYRGRRR encoded by the coding sequence ATGCCGGCGTCTGCAAAGGATCAATCGAGGGCTACCGCCGCTGCGGCGTTGGAGGAGTCCCTCAATCAGGTGTCGGTCCGCATCATGGTGGAGGGAATCGGTGCCACAGTTCTTGCAGATCTTCGGCAGCTCGGTGAACAAGCGCGACAGGGAGATTGCGACAAGCTCGCAGACCGGACGGTTGATTTGGTGGATTCTCTTACCAACGGAACCGGGAAAGATATCGAAGGAATTCTTAAGACTGGGATCGATGAGCTACGCCTTATGATCAGCAATGAAAAAGCAGGCCTTCCAGCTAACGCGGCACCTCCTTACGCCTCTCTTGGTGACGATGCAGAGCTGATCGCGGACTTCCTGGTCGAAGCGCGCGAGCACCTTTCGCTGATCGAGGGACAGCTTCTTACGCTGGAGCGCGATCCAGGGGCGATGGAGATTATCCATGCGGTCTTTCGCGCCTTCCACACGATCAAAGGGCTAGCCGGCTTTCTCGGCTTCTCCGTCATGCAGTCGGTAGCGCATGAAGTGGAGACTTTGCTCGATCTGGCGCGTAATGAAAAGATCCGAATCGATACACCCATTGTCGATGTTGTCCTGGCAAGCGCGGACTTTCTTCTGGTCGAGATGGCATCGATCGATCGCGTACTGGGCGGAGCGGAATCTGCTGACCCGGCGGATAGCAGCGACCTGGTCGCGAGGATCCGGTTGGTTGCCTTGACAAGCCAAGGGCTTCAACAGGAAACTGCTCCTCCGGAGCCGGCTCAGCCCGTCGCAAAGGCCGCTCCGGTCGAACCAGCTGCAGCCGTAGCACCAGTAGAACCCGCAGCTTCCGTCGCCAAAGCCGCGGTCAAAGAGACAAAGAAAGCTGCAGCCAAAGGGAAGACAACGAAGAAGGCAACAGGCTCAGCGAGCACGCAGTCAGCGCAACCAGCGGCAGCTATTCCTGAGCCAGTTCAACAGGCTGACGAGGAGGAAGACGACTTCTTCCCAGCGGCACCTTCTGTTGTTGCAGCGCCTGAGGCCCCAAAGCGTGAGCCAGTTGCCGTTACCCCTGCGCCTCCTGCGTCGGCTCCGAAGGTCGCACCGGTAGAAGTAGTCGCAGTTGCCCCGGCGAAACCAACCCAGCCAGCCCCCGTAGAGTCTCGCGCTGTCGTTCCTGCGAAGCCAGTCGAGGCCGCTCGGCCGCCCGAACCCACGAAGACCCCTGACTCCGGATCTGTGCGTGTCGAGACGGCCAAGCTCGACTACCTGATGGACATGGTCGGCGAGATGGTGATTGCTCAGTCGCTGATCCGCCATAGCCACGTTCTGTTGAGTTCCACAGACTCCCGTCTGATCGGCGACCTGTCGCATCTGGCCCGTGTCACCGCTGAGGTACAGCGCGCGACGATGAGCATGCGGATGGTGCCTGTCGCGAATCTGTTCCAGAAGATTGAGCGGGTTATTCGTGACCTATCGCGCAAGGCTGGGAAGCAGGTTGTGCTGCAGACCTCGGGAACCGACACAGAAGTCGACAAGACGGTTGCGGAAGAGCTCTCCGACCCGCTTTTGCACATGGTTCGTAACTCGGTCGACCACGGCATCGAGTCGCCCGAAGAGCGCGTCGCCGCCGGGAAGGCTCCGGTGGCAATTATCAAGCTGGCTGCCTATCACCAGGGTGGACAGATTGTCATCGAGATATCTGATGACGGACGCGGACTCAACGCAGGAAAGATCCGCGCAAAGGCTGAAGAAAAAGAGATCATCTCGGCCAACGCCCAACTGACCGAGCTCGAGGTCTACCAACTCATCTTCGCGCCGGGCTTCTCGACGGCCGAGAAGATCACCGACGTCTCGGGACGAGGCGTTGGCATGGATGTCGTGCGCCGGAACGTCGAAAAGTTGCGTGGACGTATCGAGACCCAGTCCGAGCTTGGTAAAGGCACAACCTTCCTGTTGAAGCTTCCGCTGACGCTGGCCATCATCGACGGCCTCGTGGTCGCGGTCGGCAACAATCACTATATTGTTCCGCTTTCGGTTGTACGCGAGATCTTCCAGCCCCTGGCCAGCACGCTGTTCAGCGTTGAGGGTAAGGAAGAGATGGTCCTCGTGCGCGAACAGCTTCTCCCCATTGTCAGGCTTAATCAGAGGCTAGGGGTGAAGTCAAAGATCGACACTCCAAGCGAAGGTTTGCTGGTGGTCGTTGAGTCTGAAAGCAAGCTTTACTGCATGCTCGTCGACGATCTGTTGGGTAAGCAGGAGGTCGTCATCAAGAGCCTCGGCGAGACGTTCCAGGATGCGTCAGGATTCTCAGGCTGTGCCGTCCTTGGTGACGGGAGAGTGGGACTCATCCTCGATACAGACGGAATCTACAGGGGGAGAAGACGATGA